In Geotalea uraniireducens, one genomic interval encodes:
- a CDS encoding CheR family methyltransferase, translating into MITERNSRRPSNSEEIRQFHFTAADFARVRDLIYHAAGISLSPAKQDLVYSRLARRLRARQLTSFNDYLAILESGEPEEWEAFINALTTNLTSFFREPHHFPILAEQLQKQQAGRRQLAVWSCAASSGEEPYSIAITAAEHFGTLNPPVRILATDIDTAVLERARRGVYRLDQVHKIPPPQLKRYFMRGTGTNAGLVKVRPELQKLITFQQFNLLEPAWQLKERFDAIFCRNVMIYFDKRTQYEILRKFRPILQSGGLFFAGHSESFHHATDLFRLCGKTVYAPVGREA; encoded by the coding sequence ATGATCACGGAACGGAACAGCAGACGCCCGTCAAACAGCGAAGAGATCCGCCAATTTCACTTCACGGCGGCCGACTTCGCCCGTGTCCGCGACCTGATCTACCACGCCGCCGGCATCTCGCTCAGCCCGGCCAAACAGGATCTGGTCTATAGCCGCCTGGCCCGTCGCCTGCGGGCCAGGCAGCTGACCAGCTTCAACGACTACCTGGCGATCCTCGAATCGGGAGAGCCGGAGGAATGGGAGGCGTTCATCAACGCCCTGACCACCAACCTGACCTCCTTCTTTCGCGAACCGCACCATTTCCCGATTCTCGCGGAGCAACTGCAGAAACAGCAGGCCGGCCGGCGACAGCTCGCCGTCTGGAGCTGTGCCGCCTCCAGCGGCGAAGAACCCTACTCCATCGCCATCACCGCCGCCGAGCATTTTGGCACCCTGAACCCGCCGGTCCGGATCCTGGCGACCGACATCGACACCGCGGTGCTGGAGCGGGCCCGCCGGGGGGTCTATCGCCTCGACCAGGTGCACAAGATCCCGCCGCCGCAGCTCAAACGCTACTTCATGCGCGGCACCGGCACCAATGCCGGACTGGTCAAGGTCCGGCCGGAGCTGCAGAAACTGATCACCTTCCAACAGTTCAACCTGCTGGAGCCGGCCTGGCAGCTGAAGGAACGGTTCGACGCCATCTTCTGCCGCAACGTGATGATCTACTTCGACAAACGGACTCAGTACGAGATCCTCCGCAAGTTCCGGCCGATTCTCCAGTCGGGCGGACTCTTCTTCGCCGGCCACTCGGAGAGCTTCCATCACGCCACCGATCTGTTCCGGCTCTGTGGCAAGACGGTCTACGCCCCGGTCGGCAGGGAGGCATAA
- the cas8c gene encoding type I-C CRISPR-associated protein Cas8c/Csd1 produces the protein MSWIEKLYQTYENNPDNVADPNDAVPLLPLFHSTQNAQLHVVLGGHGNFLDASVVMKDDAPTIIPATEASAGRAGAKIAPHALFDTLQYVAGDYLKYGGNPNKKKNESGFDPYIQALQVWVEASQNRKLQSVLTYLKEGRLIKDLIDKKVLIIGSNGMLAEEWTESTEAPPIFKVIKQANKKGQFEAFVRFSVEISGDNPAELWKDCELRESWGRYYATCQSRFDLCMVTGNTMNVASNHPKNIRYPGDGAKLISSNDTEGFTFLGRFTSDAEACGIGIDVTQKAHSALRWLIARQGRRDGEQAVVAWAVSGVDVPDPQADTFSFLFGGEQVPVPPKAGYTAQEVGVALSKRIAGYAAKLKANDDVVVLGLDSATPGRMAISYYRELTGSEFLERIETWHTGCCWQQYFGKDRVFFGAPAPRDIAETAFGTWREGKMYIDEKLRRTTIERLLPCIVDGALIPRDLVESCVRRACNRNGIEYWGWEKALGIACALFRYHHKERSYPMALDRELRSRDYLYGRLLALAEHLEERALYVGGEKRSTSAEKLMQRFADRPYSTWRVLETGLTPYKVRLNGKRHGFLNAVQKEIDAVCDLFARDDFSSDKRLSGEFLLGYHCQRAALKPIAEPDTHDATDEPENSEN, from the coding sequence ATGAGCTGGATTGAGAAGCTTTATCAGACGTATGAGAACAATCCGGACAATGTTGCCGACCCAAACGATGCTGTTCCCCTGTTACCGTTGTTTCATAGCACCCAGAATGCACAGCTTCATGTGGTGCTAGGTGGTCATGGCAACTTCCTTGATGCATCTGTAGTCATGAAGGATGATGCGCCGACAATCATTCCAGCGACAGAGGCCTCTGCCGGTCGTGCTGGAGCAAAGATTGCCCCGCATGCCCTCTTTGACACGCTGCAATATGTTGCCGGTGACTACCTGAAATATGGAGGAAATCCCAACAAGAAAAAAAATGAATCGGGTTTCGATCCATATATACAGGCATTACAGGTATGGGTTGAAGCTTCACAAAACCGCAAACTGCAATCCGTTCTTACCTACCTGAAGGAGGGGCGACTGATAAAAGACCTTATTGATAAGAAGGTCTTGATTATTGGCAGTAACGGAATGCTTGCCGAGGAATGGACCGAATCGACGGAGGCTCCGCCGATTTTCAAGGTTATCAAGCAGGCGAATAAAAAAGGGCAATTTGAGGCGTTCGTGCGGTTTTCCGTTGAAATTTCTGGAGATAATCCCGCGGAGCTATGGAAAGATTGTGAATTGCGTGAATCTTGGGGACGTTACTACGCAACTTGTCAAAGCAGGTTTGATCTCTGCATGGTGACGGGAAATACAATGAATGTTGCCTCAAACCATCCGAAAAACATCCGCTACCCAGGTGATGGCGCAAAGCTGATTTCATCAAATGACACAGAGGGATTCACCTTTCTTGGCCGCTTTACAAGCGATGCTGAGGCATGCGGTATAGGAATTGATGTCACCCAGAAAGCCCACAGTGCGTTGCGCTGGCTCATTGCTCGCCAAGGGAGACGCGACGGTGAACAGGCCGTGGTTGCCTGGGCCGTGTCCGGCGTCGACGTTCCCGACCCGCAGGCCGACACGTTCTCCTTTCTGTTCGGTGGAGAGCAGGTACCAGTGCCTCCGAAGGCTGGCTATACCGCTCAGGAAGTGGGGGTTGCTCTGTCGAAGAGGATTGCCGGATATGCTGCAAAATTGAAAGCGAACGATGATGTTGTTGTTCTCGGCCTTGATTCAGCTACGCCTGGGCGCATGGCGATCAGTTATTACCGGGAGTTGACCGGATCTGAGTTCCTTGAACGCATCGAGACATGGCATACGGGTTGTTGTTGGCAGCAGTATTTTGGGAAAGACAGAGTCTTCTTTGGCGCGCCTGCTCCTCGGGACATAGCGGAAACAGCCTTTGGAACTTGGCGTGAAGGGAAAATGTACATTGATGAAAAACTCAGAAGAACAACCATTGAACGGCTGCTTCCCTGCATCGTCGATGGGGCGTTAATCCCTCGTGATCTCGTCGAGTCCTGTGTAAGACGGGCCTGTAACAGGAACGGCATCGAATACTGGGGCTGGGAAAAAGCCCTTGGAATAGCATGCGCATTGTTCAGATATCACCATAAGGAAAGGAGTTATCCGATGGCATTGGATCGAGAACTGAGAAGCAGGGACTATCTCTACGGTCGTCTGCTCGCTTTGGCCGAGCACCTGGAGGAACGGGCGCTCTACGTGGGGGGTGAGAAACGCTCGACAAGCGCAGAAAAGCTGATGCAGCGTTTTGCTGATCGTCCTTACTCCACATGGCGTGTATTGGAAACTGGCTTGACGCCCTACAAGGTCAGATTGAATGGCAAGCGACATGGTTTTCTCAATGCCGTTCAAAAGGAAATCGATGCTGTCTGCGACCTCTTTGCGAGGGATGATTTTTCCTCCGACAAGCGGTTGAGTGGTGAATTCCTTTTGGGCTATCACTGCCAGCGGGCTGCGTTGAAGCCAATTGCTGAACCAGATACACACGATGCAACCGATGAACCTGAAAATTCAGAGAACTGA
- the cas7c gene encoding type I-C CRISPR-associated protein Cas7/Csd2, translated as MSLSKKIDFAVVFKVVNANPNGDPLNGNRPRTIYEGNGEVSDVCIKRKIRNRLMEVGKPIFVQSDDNKNDKHPSLKSRADEILAGIKAPEEIAKKACETWFDVRAFGQLFAFKAAGGKKAKGDEGGDDKGVSIGIRGPVSVQSAFSVSPVSLTSTQITKSVSSEGDGTKRGSDTMGMKHRVDRGIYTFFGSMNPQLAVKTGFSDEDAAAIKAVLPRLFENDASSARPEGSMEVLKVIWWEHNCASGQCSSAKVHRSLNVADTDDLQALITFNELDGLAPEIIDGI; from the coding sequence ATGAGTCTTTCCAAGAAAATCGACTTCGCGGTTGTTTTTAAGGTCGTCAACGCAAATCCGAACGGTGATCCCCTTAACGGCAATCGTCCCCGCACCATCTATGAGGGCAACGGCGAGGTTTCCGATGTCTGCATCAAGCGCAAGATTCGTAATCGGCTGATGGAGGTAGGTAAACCGATATTTGTCCAGTCAGATGACAACAAGAACGACAAGCATCCCAGCCTGAAATCACGGGCTGATGAAATTCTCGCGGGCATTAAGGCCCCAGAGGAAATTGCCAAGAAGGCGTGCGAAACCTGGTTCGATGTTCGGGCGTTCGGACAGCTTTTCGCTTTCAAGGCAGCGGGTGGCAAGAAAGCAAAGGGTGACGAAGGTGGAGACGATAAGGGGGTTTCAATCGGTATTCGCGGTCCTGTTAGCGTTCAATCAGCATTCAGCGTATCGCCTGTCAGCCTGACCAGTACCCAGATTACCAAGAGTGTCAGTAGTGAAGGTGATGGAACAAAGCGCGGCTCCGACACCATGGGAATGAAGCACCGCGTTGATCGCGGCATTTACACCTTCTTCGGTAGCATGAATCCGCAACTGGCAGTCAAAACTGGGTTCAGCGATGAAGATGCGGCAGCTATAAAGGCGGTTCTGCCGAGGTTGTTCGAAAACGATGCATCATCGGCCCGCCCCGAGGGAAGTATGGAGGTTCTCAAGGTGATTTGGTGGGAACACAATTGTGCGAGTGGTCAGTGCTCTTCTGCCAAGGTACATAGAAGTTTGAATGTCGCTGACACTGATGATTTGCAGGCGTTAATCACGTTCAACGAGCTGGATGGGCTGGCACCTGAAATAATTGATGGCATTTGA
- a CDS encoding chemoreceptor glutamine deamidase CheD has protein sequence METGHACAGKSYFDRIFNTAAIKILPGEYHATAADTLLVTTLGSCVSVCIRDRINGIGGMNHFMLPEGEQPPREGQAGLARYGSHAMKMLIEQVLRLGGRRPYLEAKIFGAGKVIRDMTDVGRRNADFALAFLERQGIRVAAIDVGDSYPRKIYYTPATGKVFVRRLRTTEAELSPATPAAAAR, from the coding sequence ATGGAAACGGGCCACGCCTGCGCCGGGAAAAGCTATTTCGACCGGATTTTCAATACCGCCGCGATCAAGATCCTGCCGGGCGAGTATCACGCCACCGCCGCCGACACCCTGCTGGTCACCACCCTCGGCTCCTGTGTCTCGGTCTGCATCCGCGACCGGATCAACGGCATCGGCGGGATGAACCACTTCATGCTGCCGGAAGGCGAGCAGCCGCCACGGGAGGGGCAAGCCGGCCTGGCCCGCTACGGCAGCCACGCCATGAAAATGCTCATCGAGCAGGTCCTGCGGCTCGGCGGCCGGCGGCCTTACCTGGAGGCAAAAATCTTCGGCGCCGGCAAAGTGATCCGCGACATGACCGACGTCGGCCGGCGCAACGCCGATTTCGCCCTCGCCTTCCTGGAGCGGCAGGGGATCCGGGTTGCCGCGATCGACGTCGGCGACAGCTACCCCCGCAAAATCTATTACACCCCGGCTACCGGCAAGGTGTTCGTCCGTCGCCTGCGAACGACGGAAGCAGAGCTGTCGCCGGCAACACCGGCGGCAGCCGCGAGGTAA
- the cas2 gene encoding CRISPR-associated endonuclease Cas2 — protein sequence MWIIVAYDVCTETKPGRRRLRRVAQVCKNYGQRVQKSVFECQVNEMKFEELRRKLLKEIKKDEDNLRLYRLTEPRVDHVETYGLTRTIFFDDEPLIV from the coding sequence ATGTGGATCATTGTCGCGTATGATGTCTGCACCGAGACGAAACCGGGCAGGAGGCGGCTGCGGCGCGTCGCTCAAGTATGCAAAAACTACGGGCAGCGGGTGCAGAAGTCGGTGTTCGAATGCCAGGTTAACGAGATGAAGTTCGAGGAGCTGCGCCGCAAGCTCTTGAAAGAGATCAAGAAGGATGAAGACAATTTGAGACTTTACCGGTTGACTGAGCCGAGGGTGGACCATGTCGAAACATACGGGCTTACCCGGACCATCTTCTTTGATGACGAGCCGCTAATTGTCTGA
- the cas5c gene encoding type I-C CRISPR-associated protein Cas5c → MRSRIDFKVTGRFALFTDPLTKIGGEKCSYHIPTYEALKGIAKSIYWKPTFVWGIDKVRVVRRIRTQSKSMKPLVISGGNSLAVYTYLADVEYQVQAHFEWNLHRGDLADDRDEGKHWHVAKRMVEKGGRQDIFLGTRECQGYVEPCTFGEGKGDYDGYGDLEYGLMFHGFDYPDETGIRELHSRFWRPVMQDGVVTFPKPEECTVRKFVREMIPNPPSSKGLQEEGLLDELD, encoded by the coding sequence ATGAGGAGTCGGATTGACTTCAAGGTGACAGGGCGTTTTGCTCTCTTTACCGATCCACTGACCAAAATTGGCGGGGAGAAATGTTCGTATCATATCCCCACCTACGAGGCGCTTAAAGGGATTGCCAAATCCATCTACTGGAAGCCGACGTTTGTCTGGGGCATCGATAAAGTGCGAGTCGTGCGGCGCATCCGCACCCAGTCGAAGAGTATGAAGCCGCTGGTCATCAGTGGCGGCAACTCCCTGGCAGTCTATACCTATCTTGCCGACGTGGAGTATCAGGTCCAGGCCCATTTCGAGTGGAACCTCCATCGCGGTGATCTGGCAGATGACCGTGATGAAGGTAAGCATTGGCACGTTGCAAAAAGGATGGTTGAAAAGGGGGGGCGTCAGGATATTTTCCTCGGTACGCGTGAATGTCAGGGATATGTGGAGCCATGTACGTTCGGTGAAGGCAAGGGTGACTATGACGGCTATGGTGATTTGGAATACGGGCTCATGTTTCACGGATTTGATTATCCGGATGAAACCGGAATCAGGGAGTTACATAGTCGTTTCTGGCGGCCGGTCATGCAGGATGGGGTGGTGACTTTTCCTAAGCCTGAAGAGTGTACCGTCCGCAAGTTCGTGCGAGAGATGATCCCCAATCCGCCCAGTTCAAAGGGGCTGCAAGAGGAGGGGCTGTTAGATGAGCTGGATTGA
- the cas1c gene encoding type I-C CRISPR-associated endonuclease Cas1c → MKQLLNTLYVMTQGAYVCLDHETVKVEVSGTVQMQVPLHHLGAIVTLGNVMMSPFIMARCAEDGRAVVILDRNGKFKCRVVGKTSGNVLLRQVQYEAVRDRERSALIARNMVAGKVKNARQILMRGARETGNADESTALRKAGDILADALFHLKDVTDIDHVRGLEGEAANAYFQVFDRMVKEEDRPTFRMNGRNRRPPLDPMNALLSFLYTLLLNDCISAVEGVGLDSQFGFLHALRPGRPSLGLDIMEEFRSVLADRLALTLINRKQITEKHFEVRPGGATYLDDAGRKEVIMAYQKRKQDEFHHPILDQKVPFGLLPHVQSRLLARHLRGDLEHYTPVLYS, encoded by the coding sequence ATGAAACAACTTCTCAACACGCTCTACGTCATGACCCAGGGTGCCTATGTCTGCCTCGATCATGAAACAGTCAAGGTGGAGGTGAGCGGTACGGTCCAGATGCAGGTTCCGCTCCACCACCTGGGGGCCATCGTCACCCTGGGGAACGTCATGATGAGCCCTTTTATCATGGCCCGTTGCGCAGAGGATGGCCGGGCTGTGGTGATCCTCGACCGCAACGGCAAATTCAAGTGTCGTGTCGTCGGCAAGACCAGTGGCAACGTGCTGCTCCGACAGGTCCAGTACGAGGCGGTGCGGGACCGGGAGCGGTCGGCTCTGATCGCCCGAAACATGGTCGCTGGGAAGGTTAAGAATGCCCGGCAGATTTTGATGCGTGGGGCACGGGAGACCGGCAATGCCGATGAAAGCACCGCCCTGCGCAAGGCGGGAGACATCCTGGCCGACGCGCTCTTCCATCTGAAGGATGTGACGGATATCGACCATGTACGCGGGTTGGAGGGGGAAGCCGCCAATGCTTACTTCCAGGTGTTCGACCGGATGGTGAAGGAAGAGGATCGCCCGACATTCAGGATGAACGGCCGCAACCGCCGTCCTCCCCTCGATCCGATGAATGCGCTGCTTTCATTCCTCTACACGCTACTGCTCAACGACTGCATCAGTGCGGTCGAGGGGGTGGGGCTCGATTCGCAGTTCGGGTTTCTCCATGCCCTGCGGCCGGGACGACCGTCCCTCGGACTGGATATCATGGAGGAGTTCCGCTCGGTACTGGCAGACCGGCTGGCGCTCACCCTCATCAACCGGAAACAGATCACGGAAAAACATTTCGAAGTACGGCCAGGCGGGGCGACCTATCTTGATGATGCGGGGAGGAAGGAGGTCATCATGGCCTACCAGAAGCGGAAGCAGGATGAGTTTCATCATCCGATCCTCGACCAGAAAGTTCCCTTCGGGCTCCTCCCCCACGTGCAGTCCCGGCTTCTGGCCCGGCACTTGCGGGGCGACCTGGAGCACTACACGCCGGTCCTTTATTCATAG
- a CDS encoding protein-glutamate methylesterase/protein-glutamine glutaminase: protein MAIKVLIVDDSALIRSLLTEIINSQPDLEVVGTAPDPLVAREKIKALNPDVLTLDVEMPRMDGLVFLEKLMRLRPMPVVMVSSLTEKSSYVTLHALELGAIDYVTKPKIDIQHGIQEYAREIADKIRIAARARLRKPPATVHLSVERKNTADAILPARTGSFATTEKIIAIGASTGGTEALKEFLVGMPADGPAIMITQHMPEAFTRTFAKRLNGLCRIAVKEAEPGERLLPGHAYIAPGNRHLLLTRNGANYVAEINDGPPVSRHRPSVDVLFRSVANCAGKNAVGIIMTGMGDDGASGMLEMYERGAFTMAQDEQSCVVFGMPKEAIAKGGVSEIVPLAEMSRRLLAVLLAQGGKAFRV, encoded by the coding sequence ATGGCGATCAAAGTTCTCATTGTCGACGATTCGGCCCTGATCCGCAGCCTGCTCACCGAGATCATCAACAGCCAGCCGGACCTGGAAGTGGTCGGGACTGCCCCCGACCCGCTGGTGGCGCGCGAAAAGATCAAGGCGCTCAATCCCGACGTCCTGACCCTTGACGTCGAGATGCCGCGGATGGACGGGCTGGTCTTCCTGGAAAAGCTGATGCGCCTCCGGCCGATGCCGGTGGTGATGGTCTCCTCGCTGACCGAGAAGAGCTCCTACGTCACCCTTCATGCCCTGGAACTCGGCGCCATCGACTATGTCACCAAACCGAAGATCGACATTCAACACGGCATTCAGGAGTATGCCCGGGAAATCGCCGACAAGATCCGGATCGCCGCCCGGGCGCGACTCCGCAAGCCCCCCGCCACCGTCCACCTCTCGGTCGAGCGGAAAAACACCGCCGACGCGATCCTGCCCGCCCGGACGGGGAGTTTCGCCACCACCGAAAAGATCATCGCCATCGGCGCCTCCACCGGCGGCACCGAAGCGCTGAAGGAGTTTCTGGTCGGCATGCCGGCCGACGGCCCGGCGATCATGATCACCCAGCACATGCCCGAAGCCTTCACCCGCACCTTCGCCAAACGGCTCAACGGCCTCTGCCGAATCGCCGTCAAGGAGGCCGAGCCGGGCGAACGGCTCCTCCCCGGTCACGCCTACATCGCCCCCGGCAACCGACACCTGCTCCTCACCCGCAACGGCGCCAACTACGTCGCCGAGATCAACGACGGCCCGCCGGTCAGCCGGCACCGGCCATCGGTCGACGTACTGTTCCGTTCCGTCGCCAACTGCGCCGGCAAGAACGCCGTCGGCATCATCATGACCGGCATGGGAGACGACGGAGCTTCGGGGATGCTGGAGATGTACGAGCGGGGAGCCTTTACAATGGCCCAGGATGAGCAGAGCTGCGTGGTGTTCGGGATGCCGAAAGAGGCAATTGCCAAAGGAGGGGTATCGGAAATAGTGCCGCTGGCGGAGATGAGCCGACGGCTGCTCGCCGTGCTGCTCGCCCAAGGAGGGAAAGCGTTCCGGGTCTGA
- a CDS encoding transposase produces MTYNPDIHHRRSIRLREYDYSSGGAYFVTMCVQGREHLFGTVADGVMHLNDAGRMVAGTWRALAERFPNVTTDECIVMPNHVHGIIVIHEDRAIETVGAIHELPLDQQRRTMLIPKLIGYFKMNTAKQINIMRRNSGVPVWQRNYYERVIRDEEELAGIREYIRCNPLNWANDEENHM; encoded by the coding sequence ATGACCTACAATCCTGATATTCACCATCGTCGTTCCATCCGCCTGCGGGAATATGATTATTCTTCGGGAGGCGCGTATTTTGTGACTATGTGTGTCCAGGGGCGGGAACACCTGTTCGGTACGGTCGCCGATGGGGTCATGCATTTGAACGACGCGGGGCGGATGGTGGCAGGGACATGGCGTGCCTTGGCGGAACGATTTCCCAACGTGACGACGGATGAATGTATCGTCATGCCGAACCATGTCCACGGAATTATTGTGATACACGAAGATCGTGCAATTGAAACCGTAGGGGCAATTCATGAATTGCCCCTAGATCAACAACGCAGAACCATGTTGATTCCGAAACTCATCGGATATTTCAAGATGAATACCGCGAAACAAATTAACATTATGCGCAGGAATTCCGGCGTTCCCGTCTGGCAGAGGAATTATTACGAACGCGTTATCCGGGATGAAGAGGAACTTGCCGGCATCAGGGAATACATCCGTTGCAATCCCCTGAACTGGGCCAATGACGAAGAGAACCACATGTAG
- the cas4 gene encoding CRISPR-associated protein Cas4, translating into MDSTDPIMISALEHYSYCPRQCALIHIEQVWDENLYTMRGRDIHERVDEVSGHDVAGVRYERALPIWSRRLNLTGKADLVEFHEETPYPVEYKSGKHRSGHHETLQLCAQAICLEEMFMVAVEKGALFWHGSRERREVVFTPAMREQVERASEGVRALLGQSSIPPPVNDKRCALCSLKESCLPAVVAEKGRSRKAARELFDGD; encoded by the coding sequence ATGGATTCCACCGATCCCATCATGATTTCCGCTTTGGAGCATTACAGCTACTGCCCGCGCCAGTGCGCCCTCATCCACATTGAGCAGGTCTGGGATGAAAATCTCTACACAATGCGCGGCCGCGATATCCACGAGCGTGTGGACGAGGTGTCCGGTCACGATGTGGCAGGGGTCCGCTACGAGCGGGCGCTACCCATATGGTCGAGGCGCCTGAACCTGACTGGCAAAGCCGATCTGGTGGAATTTCACGAAGAAACCCCTTATCCGGTGGAGTACAAATCGGGCAAACACCGGTCGGGTCATCACGAAACGCTGCAACTCTGTGCCCAGGCAATCTGCCTCGAAGAGATGTTCATGGTGGCCGTGGAGAAGGGCGCTCTCTTCTGGCATGGTTCGCGGGAGCGCCGGGAAGTCGTTTTTACTCCCGCAATGAGGGAGCAGGTTGAAAGGGCGTCCGAAGGTGTCCGCGCGCTGCTTGGGCAATCCAGCATCCCGCCCCCTGTGAACGACAAGCGCTGTGCCCTTTGTTCATTGAAGGAATCCTGCCTTCCCGCCGTAGTCGCCGAAAAGGGCAGGAGCCGGAAGGCGGCGCGGGAGCTGTTTGACGGTGACTGA